ACGTATTCGCGCTCCTTCGACTACCCGCTGCTGCGCGAGATCGCCGACGAGGCCGAGTGCATCCTCCTGGTCGACGCGGCCCACCTCGCCGGACACGTTGTCGCCGGGCTGCTCCCGTCGCCTGTGCCACACGCCGACGTCGTCACCTTCTCCACCAACAAGGTCTTCCGCGGGCCCCGCGGCGGCGTCATCCTGGCGCGCGCCGAGCATGCGGACGCGCTGCGTAAAGCGATCCACCCGTTCATCCAGGGTGGACCATCCATGCACGCGATCGCCGCGAAGGCCGTCGCCTTCCACGACGCCGGTACCGAGGAGTTCGCGACCTACGCGCGGGCGACCGTGCGCAACGCGAGCGACCTCGCCGACGCGTTGACCGCCCGCGGGCTGCGCGTGGTCTCCGGGGGCACCGAGACCCATCTCGCGGTTGTCGACGTCGCCGCTCTCGGCATCTCCGGGTCCGAGGCGCAGGATCGTCTCAATCGTTCGGGGATCGTGGTCGACAAAGCGGTCCTGCCGTTCGACGAGCGTCCCGTCGCCGAGGGATCGGGCATCCGGATCGGCACCCCGGCGGCCACCTCCCGGGGCCTGACCGCGGACATGATCCCGGCGGTCGCCGACGCGATGCTGGCCGCGATGACGACCGACGACCTCGCGACGCACGACCGGATCCACCGCGAGATCAGCGGCCTCGCATGCGGGTAGCGTTGTCCGGGTGTCCGATACGTCCCCAGCGACCTCCACGGCGGGAGTGGTGAGCCGATGATCGACGCCGCTCCGGTGGTGCTCGCGGCCGCGACCGACGGGGGAGGGGCCGGTGTCCCGCTGCGCGAGTTGCTGCTCGTCGGTCTGACCGCCGCCGCGATGACGTATTTGCTGACCTCGGCGGTGCGGGTGTTCGCGATCAAGGCCGGCGCGGTCGCCGTGCCGCGCGTGCGCGACGTCCACGTCATCCCGACCCCTCGGCTCGGCGGTCTCGGCATGTTCGGCGGGGTGGTGGCCGGCATCGCGCTCGCCGCGAACCTGCCGGCACTCAACCGGGGATTCGTCTACACCACCGACATGACCGCGGTGATCACCGCGGGCACGGTGATAGTTCTGGTTGGTGTCGTCGACGACCGGTGGGGCCTCGACGCCCTGACGAAGTTCGTCGGGCAGCTCACCGCCGCCGGGGTGCTCGTGCTCCTGGGTATCTCATGGATCCAGGTGCCGGTGCCGTTCGCCGACATCGGGACCATCGTGCTCGATCCGCTCCAGGCCGGCCTCCTCACCGTGGCCGTGACGGTGGCCACCATCAACGCGATCAACTTCGTCGATGGCCTCGACGGTCTCGCCGCCGGTCTGGGACTCATCGCCGCGGCGGCGATCTGCATGTTCTCCCTCGGCCTGCTCCGCGATCAGGGCGGCGACGTCAGCTATTACCCGCCGGCGCTCATCGCCGTCGCACTCGCCGGGGCCTGTCTCGGCTTCCTGCCGCACAACTTCTCGCCGGCCCGGATCTTCATGGGCGACTCCGGGGCGATGCTGATCGGGCTCATGCTGGCGGCCGCGTCGACGAGCGCGTCCGGTCGTATCGCGGTCAACGCCTACGGCCCGGCCGACATCTTCACCCTGCTGTCACCGCTGATCCTCGTCGCGGCCGTGGTCTTCATCCCGATGCTCGACATGCTGCTCGCGGTGATCCGCCGGACCCGCGCCGGCGTCGGCTTCTACACCCCCGACAAGATGCACCTTCACCATCGGTTGCTCGAACTCGGACACTCCCAGCGCCGCGTCGCGCTGATCATCTACCTCTGGGTCGGCGTCCTTGCCTTCTCCGCCGCGGCGAGCACCCTGTTCCCGCTGTCGGTGGTCGCGCCGATGTTCGGCGGGGGACTGGTGGTCGCCCTGCTGGTCACCATGGCGCCTCGCTTACAGCGCCGGTTCGCCGAACTCCGGACGTCGACAAAAGCCTTCTGATGAGGTCCGCGTCACCATCCGGTAGTGTCCGGTTCCGACCGAGCGCACCCTTGGTAAGGGCACGGTAAACCTCGTGTACTATCGGCCGTAGTAGTTGTGGCCCGGGCGCCGACGGTTCTCGCCGGCGGTTCTCGCGAGCCTCGACTCATACCCCCCGGTAAGACCTTCGGGGTGGTGTTGGTAGGGTCACACCAAACGCGAGCTGTTGCCTGGCGGCCACTGGCTGCTGCACGCACGCAGGTGCCCCGTGCCGTCGGTATGGACTCAACGAGCTGAGGAGAGGGACATGGAGACTTCTGCCCCTGATTCAGCCCCCGTCTATCCGCAGGCGCCCACCGGTCTGCGCCGTCCGGCACTCATCGCCGGCGGCGTGACGCTCGTGGTCGCGGTGGTCTCGATTCTCGTCGGTCATCCCCTCTTCGCAGTGTTCTTCCTGCTCGGAGTCGCGGGGATCCTGGTCAACGCACTGCTCGTGAAGCGTGCTGTCGACGCGGTCACTGCCGAGCTGAACCCCCGTAAAACCGCTCTTGCTCTCAACTCCGCCATGCGACTCGGCGCCATCACGGTGCTCGCTCTGCTGGCGGCGTTTCTGGTCCAACCCGACGGGTTGGGCGCGATGTTCGGACTCGCCATCGGCCAGGTGGTCTTGGTGCTGAACACGGTCATTCCGGTGATGAAAGGACTTCGTAGCCAACCATGACGACCGCCTTCTACCTAGCCGCAGAGGATGGAGAATCATCCATCCAGGTGGGTCACTACACCAAGTTCGAGCTCTTCGGACTGACCTTCAACCTGGAGACCATCATCGCGACGGCGCTCGCGGCGTTGATCATGCTCGCGCTGGCCTTCTACCTGAAGTCGAAGGTCACCTCGACCGGTGTGCCGTCGGGTGTGCAGCTCTTCTGGGAGACCGTCACCATCCAGATGCGCGGCCAGGTCGAGAGCGCCATCGGCATGAAGGTCGCCCCGTACGTCCTGCCTCTCGCGGTCTCGCTCTTCACCTTCATCCTCATCTCCAACTGGCTGTCGATCCTGCCCGTGCAGGTGGGTCACCACGAGATCCTCAAGCCGCCGGCCGCGGACGTGAACTTCGCGTACGCCCTCGCAGTGTTCGTCTTCATCTGGTACCAGATCGCCGGCTTCCGGGCCCGCGGCCTGCTTGGTCACCCGAAGCGCATCCTGAAGGGCCACGTCACCTTCCTCGCCCCGATCAACGTGATCGAGGAGTTCACCAAGCCGATCTCGCTCTCGCTGCGACTCTTCGGCAACGTCTTCGCCGGCAGCATGATGGTCGCCCTGATCGCCCTGTTCCCGCCGTACATCATGTGGGCGCCCAACGCGATCTGGAAGTCCTTCGAGCTGTTCGTCGGACTGATCCAGGCGTTCATCTTCGCGCTGCTGACGATCCTCTACTTCTCGCAGTCGATGGAGACCGAGGATCACTGACCGCCCGAGCAGGGCACCTCGCGGCGGGAGACGCCGCGATCACAACCGCACATGACCGACCTGCGTCGGCACCTGTCGTCGCAGTCACAGACCTGGCACACCAGATGTCAGCAACCGAAAGGGAAATATCACAATGGATCCAATGATTGGCCTCGGCGCACTCATCGGTGGCGGCCTGATCATGGCCGGTGGCGCCGTCGGTGCCGGTATCGGTAACGGTCTGGCCGGTAGCCAGCTGATCGCCGGTATCGCTCGCCAGCCGGAGGCTCAGGGTCGTCTGTTCACCCCGTTCTTCATCACCGTTGGTCTGGTTGAGGCCGCTTACTTCATCAACCTGGCCTTCATGGCGCTCTTCGTGTTCGCCACCCCGATCAGCGCCGGCTGATCACCGCTCTCCCTTTTGTCGCCGAGTAGAAACGACACCTCACCACAATGACGCTTGCTGCAGAGAACTTCCTGCTTCCGAATGGAACGTTCTTCGTTGTCCTGCTCATCTTCGTGATTTTGCTGCTGGTCATCCGCAAGTTCGTGGTTCCGCCGATTCAGCAGGTCCTCGAGGAGCGGGACGAGATGATCCACCGCACCGCGGAGGACAATCGGACTGCCGCCGCCGAATTCGAGGATGCGGACGTGCAGTTCCGTTCGCTCCTCAAGGAAGCGCGCGGTGAGGCCACCGCCAAGCGCGACGAAGCTCGCGCCCAGGGCCGTGAACAGCTGAACGAGATGAAGCAGCGAGCGACCGCCGAGGCCGACGCTGCCCTGCAGTCGACCAGCTCCGAGCTGGCGGCTCAGGGTGAGCAGGCGGCATCGACGGCTGCAGCTGATGTGGACACACTCGCCAAGACCCTCGCGGCGCGTGTGCTCGGTGTCGACTCGGCCACTCTTTCCGACACCCGATCGACGAGCGGAGCGGTGAACTGATGGCTGCCAACACTGAGACCGAATCCGACCAGGGCCCCATCGGTACCTGGCTCCACGACATCGGTGCTGCGTTCGACCCTGCGATCTTCATCGCTCAGCTCTTCGGCTTCGCGGTCATCATCTTCCTGCTGTGGAAGTACGTCCGCCCGCCGGTGCAGAAGATGATGCGTGATCGTCAGGAGACGGTGCGCACCCAACTGGCCGAGGCCGAAGCCGCCAAGAAGCGGGTCGCCGAAGGACAGAAGGCCCGTGAGAAGGCCGTCGCCGAGGCCAAGGCCGAGGCGGAGCAGATGAAGAAGGACGCCGCGGCCGACGCCGAGGCGATCACCTCCGACATCCGCGCGCAGGCCGATCACGAGGTCAAGCGCATCTCCGAGCACGGCCGCAACCAGGTCGCGCTGGTACGGGCGAACCTGGTCCGTCAGCTCCGTACCGACCTCGGTCTCACCGCGGTCGACAAGGCCGGTGAACTCGTGCGCAACCATCTCGCCGACGACTCGGCCCAGGCCGCCAGCGTCGACCGGGTCATCGACGAGCTCGAGGAGATGTCCTCGCGATCGGCGTCGGCCATTCCGTCGAGCGCCAAGCTCGTCGGTCTGCACGCCATGCGTGCCGCCAGCCGCGACGCCGCTCTGGCCGTGTCGGACAAGTTCGACTCGGCCGCGGGCGACCTCGACGGTGCGGCGCTCGCCGCGGCGTCGGGTGACCTGACCGCGGCCATCAACTTCCTCGGCGAGAACCCGGTGCTGCGCAAGCGCCTGGTCGAGGACGACGAGAACGCCGCCGGTAAGAACTCGCTGGTGCACACCCTGTTCGACGGCAAGGTGGCCCCGGTGGTCGTGGAGGTCCTCGCGACCGCCTCGACCCAGCGCTGGTCGTCGTCGGGCGACTTCATCAGCGCCCTGCGTCGTCAGAACTCGCTCATCGTGCTGACCGCCGCCGAGCGTGACGGGGTCATCGAGCAGGTTGAGGACGAGCTGTTCCGCGTCAGCCGGATCCTGGAGGCCAACCCGCAGCTCGCGTCGCTGCTCTCCGATCACAGCAAGGACGCCGACAAGCGCGTCGACCTCCTGCGGAAGCTGGTGGGGGAGAAGGTCAGCGGCCACACCTGGACGCTGCTGTCCTCGACCGTGCGCCTGCTGAACGGTCAGGCCGCCGATGTCGCCGTCGATCAGCTCGCCGAGCTGGCTGCCGCCCGACGCGGCGAATCGGTCGCCCACGTCGTGTCGGCCTCCAAGCTGGCCGACGCACAGGTCGAGCGCCTCGCGACCGTCCTCGGTGGGATCTACGGCCGCACCATCTCGGTGCAGACCGAGGTCCAGCCCGAACTGCTGGGCGGCCTGCGGATCAGCGTCGGCGACGAGGTCATCGACGCCGATGTCGCCACGCGCCTCGCGAAGGCAGCCGAGACCCTGCCGCGCTGACGCAGCTCGACCCCTGACCACCTGAACACCCAAAGCCCGAGCCCTAAAGCCTCAGAGCTAATCAAGGAAAGACGAGAACCCATGGCGGAGTTGACGATCTCACCAGACGAGATTAAGGGAGCGATCGAGCAGTACGTCTCGTCGTTCGAAGCCGAAGCGTCGCGTGACGAGGTCGGCATCATCACCGATACGTCGGACGGTATCGCTCACGTCAGCGGACTGCCCAGCGCAATGGCCAACGAGCTACTCGAGTTCCCCGGCGGCGTCCTCGGCGTCGCGCTGAACCTCGACGAGGACGAGATCGGCGCCGTCATCCTGGGTGACTACGAGTCCCTGGAAGAGGGCCAG
The sequence above is drawn from the Gordonia rubripertincta genome and encodes:
- the glyA gene encoding serine hydroxymethyltransferase, which produces MPPGIGSTGDPQIDALIERESTRRRTWLQLLASETEPTPGVRAAMASTFDSKYAEGRPGSRYHGGCEVVDELEELATGRARDLFGADHVDVQPLSGSAANLAVHAAFAQPGDPVLALRLEHGGHQTHGSRANFSGRWFSPLHYEVRRDDELVDYDQVRELALVHRPRMLVAGATTYSRSFDYPLLREIADEAECILLVDAAHLAGHVVAGLLPSPVPHADVVTFSTNKVFRGPRGGVILARAEHADALRKAIHPFIQGGPSMHAIAAKAVAFHDAGTEEFATYARATVRNASDLADALTARGLRVVSGGTETHLAVVDVAALGISGSEAQDRLNRSGIVVDKAVLPFDERPVAEGSGIRIGTPAATSRGLTADMIPAVADAMLAAMTTDDLATHDRIHREISGLACG
- a CDS encoding glycosyltransferase family 4 protein, which produces MIDAAPVVLAAATDGGGAGVPLRELLLVGLTAAAMTYLLTSAVRVFAIKAGAVAVPRVRDVHVIPTPRLGGLGMFGGVVAGIALAANLPALNRGFVYTTDMTAVITAGTVIVLVGVVDDRWGLDALTKFVGQLTAAGVLVLLGISWIQVPVPFADIGTIVLDPLQAGLLTVAVTVATINAINFVDGLDGLAAGLGLIAAAAICMFSLGLLRDQGGDVSYYPPALIAVALAGACLGFLPHNFSPARIFMGDSGAMLIGLMLAAASTSASGRIAVNAYGPADIFTLLSPLILVAAVVFIPMLDMLLAVIRRTRAGVGFYTPDKMHLHHRLLELGHSQRRVALIIYLWVGVLAFSAAASTLFPLSVVAPMFGGGLVVALLVTMAPRLQRRFAELRTSTKAF
- the atpB gene encoding F0F1 ATP synthase subunit A, which produces MTTAFYLAAEDGESSIQVGHYTKFELFGLTFNLETIIATALAALIMLALAFYLKSKVTSTGVPSGVQLFWETVTIQMRGQVESAIGMKVAPYVLPLAVSLFTFILISNWLSILPVQVGHHEILKPPAADVNFAYALAVFVFIWYQIAGFRARGLLGHPKRILKGHVTFLAPINVIEEFTKPISLSLRLFGNVFAGSMMVALIALFPPYIMWAPNAIWKSFELFVGLIQAFIFALLTILYFSQSMETEDH
- a CDS encoding F0F1 ATP synthase subunit C — protein: MDPMIGLGALIGGGLIMAGGAVGAGIGNGLAGSQLIAGIARQPEAQGRLFTPFFITVGLVEAAYFINLAFMALFVFATPISAG
- a CDS encoding F0F1 ATP synthase subunit B, coding for MTLAAENFLLPNGTFFVVLLIFVILLLVIRKFVVPPIQQVLEERDEMIHRTAEDNRTAAAEFEDADVQFRSLLKEARGEATAKRDEARAQGREQLNEMKQRATAEADAALQSTSSELAAQGEQAASTAAADVDTLAKTLAARVLGVDSATLSDTRSTSGAVN
- a CDS encoding F0F1 ATP synthase subunit B/delta — encoded protein: MAANTETESDQGPIGTWLHDIGAAFDPAIFIAQLFGFAVIIFLLWKYVRPPVQKMMRDRQETVRTQLAEAEAAKKRVAEGQKAREKAVAEAKAEAEQMKKDAAADAEAITSDIRAQADHEVKRISEHGRNQVALVRANLVRQLRTDLGLTAVDKAGELVRNHLADDSAQAASVDRVIDELEEMSSRSASAIPSSAKLVGLHAMRAASRDAALAVSDKFDSAAGDLDGAALAAASGDLTAAINFLGENPVLRKRLVEDDENAAGKNSLVHTLFDGKVAPVVVEVLATASTQRWSSSGDFISALRRQNSLIVLTAAERDGVIEQVEDELFRVSRILEANPQLASLLSDHSKDADKRVDLLRKLVGEKVSGHTWTLLSSTVRLLNGQAADVAVDQLAELAAARRGESVAHVVSASKLADAQVERLATVLGGIYGRTISVQTEVQPELLGGLRISVGDEVIDADVATRLAKAAETLPR